One segment of Nostoc piscinale CENA21 DNA contains the following:
- a CDS encoding TetR/AcrR family transcriptional regulator yields MAQYHHGNLRNTLLAIAIELLAEDGVEALSLRKMAQKAGVSHNAPYMHFADKEAVLAAIAQEGFRLLTVNVESAIAQAGKSTRQKLIAASQAYVEFAINHANHVQIMFRPVDVAKYRNLEEVAQASLNQLFELVKAGQENGELIVGDTYEITKAIWAMAHGVAILSIAYQTTNLFSEKNF; encoded by the coding sequence ATGGCTCAATATCATCATGGAAACTTACGCAATACTTTGCTGGCGATCGCTATAGAACTGTTAGCGGAAGATGGGGTTGAGGCGCTGAGTTTACGTAAAATGGCGCAAAAAGCCGGAGTCAGTCACAATGCGCCTTATATGCACTTTGCAGATAAAGAAGCTGTACTGGCGGCGATCGCCCAAGAAGGCTTTCGTCTGCTGACAGTTAACGTAGAATCCGCCATAGCTCAAGCTGGAAAAAGTACTCGTCAAAAGTTAATTGCAGCTAGTCAAGCTTATGTCGAATTTGCCATCAATCATGCCAATCATGTGCAAATCATGTTTCGTCCTGTAGATGTAGCCAAATATCGCAACTTAGAAGAAGTTGCCCAAGCCTCACTCAACCAATTATTTGAGCTAGTGAAAGCTGGTCAAGAAAATGGAGAACTGATTGTTGGTGATACTTACGAAATCACAAAAGCAATCTGGGCGATGGCGCATGGAGTAGCAATTCTGTCCATTGCTTACCAAACAACTAATCTATTCTCCGAAAAAAACTTCTAG
- a CDS encoding YdhR family protein, with translation MNQKILCFVAIAISAITGWLLGHTSPWIKLQSKDQAMAQTMTNSMRILQINFKYKTSTAEFKQQMLEHAPRLAAVKGLKWKIWSIDETNREANGYYLFENEIALNNYLDNVFFCWYGE, from the coding sequence ATGAATCAGAAGATTCTCTGTTTTGTGGCGATCGCTATATCTGCAATCACCGGATGGCTGCTGGGTCACACTAGCCCTTGGATCAAACTGCAATCAAAGGATCAAGCAATGGCACAAACAATGACAAATTCTATGCGTATTTTACAAATCAACTTCAAATATAAAACATCCACTGCTGAATTTAAACAGCAGATGCTTGAACATGCGCCTCGTCTTGCTGCTGTCAAAGGATTGAAATGGAAAATTTGGTCAATTGATGAGACAAATAGAGAAGCCAATGGCTATTACTTATTTGAAAATGAAATTGCATTAAACAATTATCTCGATAATGTTTTTTTTTGTTGGTATGGGGAATAA
- a CDS encoding polyketide cyclase gives MSDAYLESPFALGARGKLTPRKGRVSTFKISQLIPSKSYTFTINLPLCSLNVHRYLNVQSDGTYFTHEIAFQGLLAFLFGQILGRQFQAVLPSVMQNVKQIAELRQ, from the coding sequence TTGTCTGATGCTTATTTAGAAAGTCCCTTTGCACTGGGAGCCAGAGGTAAACTTACGCCCAGAAAAGGGCGAGTTTCCACATTTAAAATCTCACAATTAATTCCAAGCAAAAGTTATACTTTTACAATTAACTTGCCATTGTGTAGTTTAAATGTACATCGCTATCTTAATGTTCAATCAGATGGCACATATTTTACTCATGAAATAGCATTTCAAGGGTTGCTGGCTTTTTTATTTGGTCAAATCTTAGGGCGACAATTTCAAGCAGTGTTACCGAGCGTTATGCAGAATGTAAAGCAAATTGCCGAATTAAGACAGTAA
- a CDS encoding Sll0314/Alr1548 family TPR repeat-containing protein translates to MTQPLPTAQIVFTKLTKVAQVSFTAAIAFHLWVTPSLAGDPFGRNEAHQIGDHTEAAFKAVFQQGNYPEAERHLKEALAKEPNEPLAYAMQASLAYAKGDFTGLDKYSQQILDAGQKLVANDPLRGNLYTAVGHFFEGAVIVTREGAAKGATQALGRLRQVYEYLDKAEAISPKDPELNLLRGYMDLMLSVNLPFANPDEAIGRLETSAAPRYLADRGIAIGYRDLKQYTQALDYANQAIKGAPDNPELYYLKAQILKEKGRREKNQDLLRDAIANFDKALTKKSQLPGSLVKQIERERNSAVNQLNNSGR, encoded by the coding sequence ATGACTCAACCACTTCCCACTGCACAAATAGTATTTACTAAATTAACTAAGGTTGCCCAGGTAAGTTTTACAGCTGCGATCGCATTTCATCTTTGGGTGACTCCTTCTTTAGCTGGCGATCCCTTTGGTCGCAACGAAGCACATCAAATTGGCGATCATACAGAAGCCGCTTTTAAAGCTGTTTTCCAACAAGGTAATTATCCCGAAGCCGAACGTCACCTCAAAGAAGCTTTAGCAAAAGAACCAAATGAACCTTTAGCTTATGCCATGCAAGCATCGTTAGCTTATGCCAAGGGCGATTTTACAGGTTTGGATAAATACAGCCAGCAAATTTTAGACGCTGGGCAGAAATTAGTTGCTAATGACCCTTTGCGTGGTAATTTATACACTGCCGTTGGGCATTTCTTTGAGGGTGCGGTAATTGTAACGCGGGAAGGCGCGGCGAAAGGTGCTACCCAAGCTTTAGGTCGATTGCGCCAAGTTTACGAGTATTTAGATAAAGCCGAAGCGATTTCGCCAAAAGATCCCGAACTGAATTTACTCAGAGGCTACATGGATTTAATGCTTTCTGTTAACTTACCATTTGCCAATCCTGATGAGGCGATTGGGCGGTTAGAGACAAGTGCAGCACCGAGATACTTGGCAGATCGAGGCATTGCTATTGGCTACCGAGATTTGAAACAATACACTCAAGCCTTAGATTATGCCAATCAAGCAATCAAAGGCGCACCCGATAACCCAGAATTGTATTATCTCAAAGCCCAAATCCTCAAGGAAAAGGGAAGACGCGAAAAAAATCAAGACTTGCTGCGAGATGCGATCGCTAATTTTGACAAAGCTTTGACCAAAAAATCCCAATTACCCGGTAGTTTAGTCAAACAAATTGAGCGGGAACGCAATAGTGCAGTTAATCAGCTAAATAATTCCGGTAGATAA
- a CDS encoding DUF3531 family protein → MYIQFREFNSFDVWIWLQFSTIPSQREKEYIEEVFNSWFYLGKLGAFNAENLQVQETGLEISYMDYDSQGYDRSLLALMHNMGEIEYEGQWARCWFDLGTSDAIALDILINALTQLSEEYVTIEQLYIGGENEDWPVEDSESRSYSIYDN, encoded by the coding sequence ATGTACATTCAGTTTCGTGAATTTAATTCGTTTGATGTCTGGATTTGGTTGCAGTTTAGTACCATTCCTTCGCAACGAGAAAAAGAATATATAGAAGAAGTTTTTAATTCCTGGTTTTACTTGGGTAAATTGGGTGCGTTTAATGCTGAAAATCTACAAGTCCAAGAAACGGGGTTAGAAATTAGCTATATGGATTATGACTCACAAGGCTATGACAGAAGCTTGTTAGCCTTGATGCACAACATGGGTGAGATTGAGTACGAAGGACAATGGGCGCGTTGCTGGTTCGATTTGGGAACGAGTGATGCGATCGCTTTAGATATTTTAATCAACGCCCTCACCCAGCTGAGTGAAGAATATGTCACTATTGAACAATTGTATATTGGCGGCGAAAATGAAGATTGGCCTGTAGAAGATAGCGAAAGCCGTTCTTATTCCATATACGATAATTAG
- a CDS encoding NUDIX hydrolase, which produces MNKSGEIRVIVLGLIRDGERIFVSEGYDPAKQSIFYRALGGGVDFGETSYAALQREFQEEIQAELTNIRYLGCIENLFIYNNRQGHEIIQLYQCDFADSKFYQLESLIFSESVTHHHRALWVDIARFKSGELRLVPEEFFNYL; this is translated from the coding sequence ATGAATAAATCAGGGGAAATTCGGGTCATAGTTTTAGGACTAATTCGGGATGGCGAACGTATTTTTGTTTCTGAAGGCTATGACCCAGCAAAGCAGTCCATATTTTATCGCGCCTTGGGTGGTGGCGTTGATTTTGGCGAAACTAGTTATGCAGCTTTACAGCGAGAATTTCAAGAAGAAATTCAAGCTGAGTTAACTAATATTCGCTATTTGGGCTGTATTGAAAACTTATTTATCTATAACAATCGGCAAGGGCATGAAATCATTCAACTTTATCAATGCGATTTTGCTGATTCTAAGTTTTATCAACTAGAAAGTTTAATATTTTCGGAATCAGTCACCCATCATCATCGGGCATTGTGGGTAGATATTGCCCGTTTCAAATCTGGTGAACTCCGGTTAGTTCCAGAGGAATTTTTTAATTATTTATAG
- a CDS encoding histidine phosphatase family protein translates to MTLNLYLLRHGETTFSQSGNFCGETDAELTKEGILMAESFANVYQKLKWEAVYVSPMKRTIATAKPFCDATGMDMQLRDGLKEGSYGEWEAKSKSFAQENYAQNYVKWLTEPAWNAPKGGETAVDIANRSMPVIAEIQEKHPEGNVLVVSHKATIRILLCSLLGIDLGRYRYRVNILVASVSMVKFDVHGPLLEILGDRHHIPDHLRSRPGT, encoded by the coding sequence ATGACACTCAATTTATATTTACTGCGACATGGCGAGACTACTTTTAGTCAAAGTGGTAATTTCTGCGGTGAAACTGATGCAGAATTGACGAAAGAAGGAATACTGATGGCAGAAAGTTTCGCCAATGTTTATCAAAAATTGAAGTGGGAAGCGGTTTATGTTAGTCCGATGAAGCGCACAATAGCAACTGCCAAACCATTTTGTGATGCTACTGGTATGGATATGCAGTTGCGTGATGGACTCAAAGAAGGTAGTTATGGCGAATGGGAAGCTAAGAGTAAATCTTTTGCTCAAGAAAATTATGCCCAAAACTATGTAAAATGGTTGACAGAACCCGCTTGGAATGCGCCCAAAGGTGGAGAAACGGCGGTAGATATTGCTAACCGTTCTATGCCTGTAATTGCGGAAATTCAAGAAAAGCATCCCGAAGGTAATGTGTTAGTAGTTTCTCATAAAGCCACGATTCGGATTTTGCTTTGCAGTTTACTGGGAATTGATTTGGGACGCTATCGCTATCGGGTGAATATTTTGGTCGCGTCGGTAAGTATGGTGAAATTTGACGTTCATGGCCCGTTGTTAGAAATATTAGGCGATCGCCATCATATCCCAGATCATCTCCGCTCTCGTCCAGGAACATAA